From Polynucleobacter sp. AP-Sving-400A-A2:
TTTGCGATGCGATCTCCAAATTACCTAATTTAGTTCTTCGTGGACTCATGGCTATCCCTGCACCCAGCGATGATGTCAACCAACAACGTCAATCTTTTGCTGCTGTTCGAGAATGCTTTGTCGGAATTAAGGCAAAGCATATTGGTGATGCTGGGTATGATTTCTTTGATACGCTCTCGATGGGAATGTCTGATGATTTAGAGGCCGCAGTCACTGAAGGCAGCACCATGGTACGTGTAGGTAGCGCCATTTTTGGGAAGCGCGATAAGATCAAGACATGAGCACACAACAAACAAAACCAAATGCCCACATCACCTTCATTGGTGGCGGCAACATGGGTCGCGCATTAATTAGCGGCTTACTAGCTAATGGTTTTGAGGCCAATCAACTTTCTGTAGTTGAGGCCAATGCCAGCACTGGCTTGCAGTTGCATCAAGATTTCGGTGTGCAGATCATTAGCGCTTTGGATCAAATTGCTTTTGACTTCTCCAAAAACAATGTTGTGGTCATGGCGATTAAGCCCCAAGACTTTAACGTAGTAGCCAAGTCTTTGAGTGCAAAACTTAAACATGCTACTGAACCAGGTCCACTCATTCTCAGCATTGCCGCCGGTATTCGCCTTAAGGATATGAGTCGCTGGCTTGATCATGAGCGTTGCGTACGTGCAATGCCTAATACCCCAGCATTAATTGGTAAGGGTATTACTGGCCTATTCGCTGATGCTGCCGTCAATACTGCCGACCGCGCCTTGGCAGAAACTATTTGTAATGCAGTTGGTCAAGCGGTCTGGGTGAATGAAGAAAAACTCATGGATGCAGTTACTGCTGTTTCTGGAAGCGGTCCCGCCTACGTTTTTGCGTTCTTAGAGGCTATGCAATCGAGTGGCGAGAAACTGGGGCTGGACTCGGCTACCGCTCGCAAACTTGCCTACGCCACTTTAGAGGGTGCAACACAATTAGCACATAACTCAGATGAGCATGCAGGTGTGCTGCGTGAACGGGTCACCTCCAAGGGTGGCACTACTGCTGCTGCACTAGATATGCTAAAGCAACTCGATTGGCATGGTGCGCTTGAAAAAGCAATTGATGCTGCCAGTCAACGTGGTAAAGCCATGGGTGATGAATTAGGTAAGACCTAATAAGATTCCCAGAAATAGGAATCCGCCCAACCAATTGTTGTGGCGAAATGCCTTAAAACAATCTTCCCGCTTGCGACTAGCCACTAACTTCAGGTGATACACAGCACAAGCTATAGCAAAGCTCCAACCCACCCAAAAGTAATTATTGAGATTGGCTAGTTGAGCGACCCAAATCTGACTCAGAAATAGCATGCCGTAACTCAGGGCAATCGCTAAAACATCAAACCGACCAAAGGTAATAGCCGAGGTGCGCAAACCCAAACGTAAATCATCATCTCGATCCACCATGGCGTAGGCCGTATCGTAAGCAATCGCCCAGAAAATATTGCCAACAAATAAAATCCAAGCTTCCATTGGAATGAAACCCAACACAGCGGCATAGGCCATCGGAATTCCAAAGCCAAATGCAATACCAAGGACTGCTTGCGGAATAGCAAAGAAACGTTTGGTGAAAGGATAAATAATCCCAACTGCCAAGGCAAAGAAAGAGAGCTCTTGAGTTAAGGCATTGAGGGGTTGAATGAGTAAGTAGGCTATCAATGCCAAAGTGGCTGCCACGGCCAGCGCCTCTTTTCCAGTAATCTTGCCACTGGTAATGGGGCGATCTTTGGTTCTCAATACATGACGATCAAAATCTTGATCCGCATAGTCATTCATAGCGCACCCGGCACTACGCATTAAAAATGTTCCTAAGATAAAAATAATAAGTAGATGCCAATCAGGAAAACCGCTACTGGCTAGCCAAAGTGCCCATAAAGTTGGCCACAATAAAAGTAACGTTCCGATTGGTTTATCCAGACGGATTAGGTAAGCGTAAGCAAGGATACGATCGCGCATCAGATCAATAGTCTTTCTTTATTTGCAATCATAGTCATAGTGCAATTATCAAGCTTTTAAAAACTCAGTGCGAGAGCCAAGCCAACGCTCCAGATGTCTTTCCACCAAGTCACCATGCTCAGCTAGTAGACGCTCTGCCGCTGTCTGAGCCAACTCAATCAGCCAGGCATCCCGTTGCAGGTCGACAAATCGCAACATCGCATCCCCAGATTGTTTAGCGCCTAATAATTCCCCAGGGCCACGAAGCGACAAATCGCGCTCTGCGATTACGAATCCGTCTGACGTTTCTCGTAAGGTCTGTAGGCGCTCTTTAGCAGCCATGGATAGTGGCTCCGCATACATCAAGATACAGACTGAATCAGCGGAACCGCGCCCAACACGTCCACGCAACTGATGAATCTGCGCATAGCCAAAACGTTCTGCATGCTCGATCACCATGAGTGCTGCATTAGGCACATCCACCCCAACTTCAATCACGGTAGTCGCCACTAGCAGCTGGATTTCATTAGCCTTGAAAGCTGCCATCACTGCAGCCTTTTCCTCACTCTTTAGACGCCCATGCACTAGACCAACCTTAAAGTTCGGAAGTGCTTGTGTGAGCTGCTCAAAACTTTCAACTGCTGTTTGTAATTGCAAGACTTCAGACTCTTCAATCAAAGGACAAACCCAATACGCTTGTAGCCCCTTTGCCAACCAATCATGTAATCCACCAATTACCTCATCCCTACGCGCTGCCTTCACTACCTTAGTAGCAATTGGTTTTCGGCCGGGAGGTAATTCATCTATTACAGAAACGTCCAAGTCGGCGTAATAGGTCATTGCCAGAGTCCGTGGAATCGGAGTAGCCGACATCATCAATTGGTGGCAATAAAACAGTTCCGAGCCAACCCGTTGCTGAATCTCTAAACGCTGTCTCACGCCAAAACGGTGTTGCTCATCAATGACTGCTAAACCCAACTTTGCAAAACTTACCTTGTCCTGAATAAGTGCATGTGTACCAATAATGAGTTGAGCCTCACCGCTCTCAATCATTTCTTGTGCGAGTCGTTTTTCCTTAGCTTTCAAGCTGCCAGAGAGCCACGCAATCTTCACCCCTAAGGGACCAAACCACTCCTGCATTTTGAGATAGTGTTGCTCTGCCAGAATTTCTGTCGGCGCCATGATGGCAGCTTGATAGCCATGATCCATGGCACGCGCAGCGGCTAATGCTGCAATCACCGTTTTGCCACTACCAACATCACCCTGTAATAAACGATTCATTGGAAAGGTATTTGATAAATCAGGTCCAATCTCCGACCAAACACGCGCCTGAGCGCCTGTCAGCTCGAAGGGCAAGACAGTCAGCAAGCCATCTTCAATACTGTTTTTTGTTTTGCTTGTCTTACTGAGATTACTTGCCTGCTTCTCCTTCACAAAACTAGGAGCACGTCTTTCTCTCCGAATAGCATGTGCCCGCTTTAAAGAAATCTGCTGGGCGAGCAATTCTTCAAACTGCACACGCCGCCAAGCGGGATGAGTACGCTCTAAAAGTGATTGGGTATTGGCATCAGCAGGTGGCTGATGCAAATAAGTAATTGCATCTTGCAGCGGTGGCCAATCATTTTTCGGCAGAATTTCTGCCATGAGTTTGGTGGGTAAAAATTCCGCCAAACTCTCTTTGAGGCTAGCATCCTGGAGAGCCTTGAGCACTGCCTTGCGAATAATAGTTTGTGAGATTCCAGCGCTGGCTGGATAGACCGGAGTCAAACTCGCCGGCAAGGGTGCTTCTGGAATAACTGCACGCACAGTAGGGTGAACTATCTCCGCACCTTGATAGCCCTCTCGAATTTCACCCCGCACACGAATATGACTACCGACTGCCATTTGTTTTTGCTGGCTAGGATAAAAATTGAGAAAACGCAGTTGCAACGAAGCAGTCTCATCTTCAATCGTGACCAGGAGCTGCCTTCTGGGGCGAAACGTCACCTGACTACGAATGACAACACCCTGAGTCTGAATCGAATGAAATCTTCCCAGACCTAAGGCCTTCTCAATGGTAAAGAGCTCAGTCTCATCCTCGTAGCGATTGGGCAGGTGCAAAGCAAGTGCCATAGGGCTGTTTAAACCCATCTTTTCGAGTGCAGTTGGCGGTCGCTTAGTCGTCATCGTTAAAATCCAATACCTGATGGTAATGCTATGCAACTTTCCGACTTCAATTACGACCTCCCGCCCGAACTCATTGCCCAGCACCCGCTAGCAAATAGAACGGATAGCCGCCTCTTAGAGCTCAATATAGAGGGGGGTAATATCGCCCAATTGATTGATAGGCAGTTTCCAGACATTCTTAAGCTAATGAAGTCTGGGGATTTACTAGTTTTTAATGACACCAAAGTCATTCCTGCTCGCCTGCATGGCAAAAAAGAGACGGGTGGCAATGTAGAACTCCTGATTGAACGCATCAGCGGAGATAAACAAGCCTGGGTACAAATCAGAGCCTCTAAAGTTCCCAAGACCGGCAGCATTGTTCATGTCCACAATCAGGCCGGCGAAACCTTCCCCGTCGAAATGATTGGCCATGATGGCCGATTCTATGAAGTGCGCTTCCCCGAGAATGTATTTGATTTGCTAGAGCGCTTCGGTGAATTACCCCTACCACCCTACATTGAGCATCAGCCAGACCAAGAAGATGCCAATCGTTATCAAACTGTTGTCGCCAAGAATCCTGGTGCAGTAGCAGCCCCTACGGCAGGCTTGCACTTTGATGAAGCCATTCTGAAGCAACTCAGTGAGATCGGCGTTAAACAGGCCACAGTCACCCTGCATGTGGGCGCAGGCACCTTTACACCAGTTCGTGAAGAAGATCTCACGAAACACAAGATGCATTACGAGTGGTTTTCAATTCCTGCAGAAACGCTTGTAGCAGTTAAGGCTACTCAGCAGGCAGGCGGTAGAGTCATTGCAGTCGGCACAACTAGCCTGCGCGCCCTAGAGAGTCAAGCCCAAACCCAACAGGCTAGTGGTGAAACGAATTTATTTATTACGCCTGGTTACACATTCAAAACGGTAGACTGCCTACTGACCAACTTTCATCTGCCAAAATCGACCCTACTGATGTTGGTGAGCGCCTTTGCGGGTGTAGACAATATCCGCAGCGCCTATCAACATGCCATTCAGAATCAATATCGCTTTTTTAGCTACGGCGATGCGATGTTCTTAAGCCGCCTTAACTCAATAATTTCATGACAAAACCCATTCACTTTAATATCCTCGCGCGTGACTCTGCAAGCCCTGCACGCCTAGGCCAGCTTGACCTTCCTCACGGCAGCGTTCAAACACCCATCTTTATGCCGGTGGGGACTTATGGCACCGTGAAGGCAATGACTCCGAGAGACCTACATGAGGCTAAAGCCCAAATTATTTTGGGTAATACCTTTCATCTGTGGCTACGACCTGGCTTAGATGTTGTGAAGAAGCATGGCGGTCTGCACCGCTTCATGGGCTGGGATAAGCCGATCCTCACTGACTCTGGCGGCTTTCAGGTCTTTAGCTTAGGAGCACTCAGGAAAATTTCCGAGGAAGGCGTTACCTTTGCTTCTCCGATCAATGGCGATAAATTATTTATGTCGCCAGAAGTATCGATGGAAATTCAGGCGGTCCTCAATAGCGATATCGCGATGCAGTTTGATGAATGCACTCCTTACGAAATCAAGGGACAGGCAACCTCAGAAAAAACTGCGCGTGCCTCATTAGAGATGTCGCTGCGCTGGGGTGATCGCTCCTTAAAACGCTTTCGCGAGCTCGATACTGGCAACGGCCTTTTTGGCATCGTCCAAGGCGGTATGTTTGAAAATCTCCGTGAATTCTCCCTAGATAGTGTCAGTCAGCAGGGCTTTGACGGAATTGCGATCGGCGGCCTCTCGGTTGGCGAACCCAAACCCGAGTTTGAGCGCATCCTCAATTTCACAGCTCCGAAGCTTCCAGAGCACATGCCCCACTACCTGATGGGGGTTGGAACACCGGAAGACTTGATGCTAGGTGTCAGCCTCGGCATTGATATGTTTGACTGCGTCATGCCGACCCGTAATGCCCGCAATGGCTGGCTCTTTACCCGCTTTGGTGACCTCAAGCTGCGTAATTCAGGGTACAAGGACGACGATCGCCCTGTCGACCCTACTTGTGCTTGCTACACCTGCAAAAACTTCACTAGATCCTACTTAAATCACCTCCAAAAGGCGAATGAGATCCTGGGGTCGCAGCTCAATACCATCCACAATCTCTCTTATTACCTACAACTGATGGAAGAGGTCCGAGAATCTCTGGCTAAAGATCGTTTTAGCGCCTATCGCGAGGATTTTCATCGGAATCGCCAGCGCGGCGTAGAGCCCGGACAGGATTAATAGCCCTAGGGGCGTAAATAAGCGCTCAAAGCCCCATACAGTTTAGAATTGCGGGTTTACGGCTTCGCTTTAAAAGCCTAAAACTGAAGCAGTTTCTTGAAGCAGTTTTCAACTGGTAATTAATGGAGGTTTTGTATGTGGATTAGTAACGCTTTTGCC
This genomic window contains:
- the proC gene encoding pyrroline-5-carboxylate reductase, encoding MSTQQTKPNAHITFIGGGNMGRALISGLLANGFEANQLSVVEANASTGLQLHQDFGVQIISALDQIAFDFSKNNVVVMAIKPQDFNVVAKSLSAKLKHATEPGPLILSIAAGIRLKDMSRWLDHERCVRAMPNTPALIGKGITGLFADAAVNTADRALAETICNAVGQAVWVNEEKLMDAVTAVSGSGPAYVFAFLEAMQSSGEKLGLDSATARKLAYATLEGATQLAHNSDEHAGVLRERVTSKGGTTAAALDMLKQLDWHGALEKAIDAASQRGKAMGDELGKT
- the ubiA gene encoding 4-hydroxybenzoate octaprenyltransferase, producing the protein MRDRILAYAYLIRLDKPIGTLLLLWPTLWALWLASSGFPDWHLLIIFILGTFLMRSAGCAMNDYADQDFDRHVLRTKDRPITSGKITGKEALAVAATLALIAYLLIQPLNALTQELSFFALAVGIIYPFTKRFFAIPQAVLGIAFGFGIPMAYAAVLGFIPMEAWILFVGNIFWAIAYDTAYAMVDRDDDLRLGLRTSAITFGRFDVLAIALSYGMLFLSQIWVAQLANLNNYFWVGWSFAIACAVYHLKLVASRKREDCFKAFRHNNWLGGFLFLGILLGLT
- the recG gene encoding ATP-dependent DNA helicase RecG, with translation MTTKRPPTALEKMGLNSPMALALHLPNRYEDETELFTIEKALGLGRFHSIQTQGVVIRSQVTFRPRRQLLVTIEDETASLQLRFLNFYPSQQKQMAVGSHIRVRGEIREGYQGAEIVHPTVRAVIPEAPLPASLTPVYPASAGISQTIIRKAVLKALQDASLKESLAEFLPTKLMAEILPKNDWPPLQDAITYLHQPPADANTQSLLERTHPAWRRVQFEELLAQQISLKRAHAIRRERRAPSFVKEKQASNLSKTSKTKNSIEDGLLTVLPFELTGAQARVWSEIGPDLSNTFPMNRLLQGDVGSGKTVIAALAAARAMDHGYQAAIMAPTEILAEQHYLKMQEWFGPLGVKIAWLSGSLKAKEKRLAQEMIESGEAQLIIGTHALIQDKVSFAKLGLAVIDEQHRFGVRQRLEIQQRVGSELFYCHQLMMSATPIPRTLAMTYYADLDVSVIDELPPGRKPIATKVVKAARRDEVIGGLHDWLAKGLQAYWVCPLIEESEVLQLQTAVESFEQLTQALPNFKVGLVHGRLKSEEKAAVMAAFKANEIQLLVATTVIEVGVDVPNAALMVIEHAERFGYAQIHQLRGRVGRGSADSVCILMYAEPLSMAAKERLQTLRETSDGFVIAERDLSLRGPGELLGAKQSGDAMLRFVDLQRDAWLIELAQTAAERLLAEHGDLVERHLERWLGSRTEFLKA
- the queA gene encoding tRNA preQ1(34) S-adenosylmethionine ribosyltransferase-isomerase QueA translates to MQLSDFNYDLPPELIAQHPLANRTDSRLLELNIEGGNIAQLIDRQFPDILKLMKSGDLLVFNDTKVIPARLHGKKETGGNVELLIERISGDKQAWVQIRASKVPKTGSIVHVHNQAGETFPVEMIGHDGRFYEVRFPENVFDLLERFGELPLPPYIEHQPDQEDANRYQTVVAKNPGAVAAPTAGLHFDEAILKQLSEIGVKQATVTLHVGAGTFTPVREEDLTKHKMHYEWFSIPAETLVAVKATQQAGGRVIAVGTTSLRALESQAQTQQASGETNLFITPGYTFKTVDCLLTNFHLPKSTLLMLVSAFAGVDNIRSAYQHAIQNQYRFFSYGDAMFLSRLNSIIS
- the tgt gene encoding tRNA guanosine(34) transglycosylase Tgt, which produces MTKPIHFNILARDSASPARLGQLDLPHGSVQTPIFMPVGTYGTVKAMTPRDLHEAKAQIILGNTFHLWLRPGLDVVKKHGGLHRFMGWDKPILTDSGGFQVFSLGALRKISEEGVTFASPINGDKLFMSPEVSMEIQAVLNSDIAMQFDECTPYEIKGQATSEKTARASLEMSLRWGDRSLKRFRELDTGNGLFGIVQGGMFENLREFSLDSVSQQGFDGIAIGGLSVGEPKPEFERILNFTAPKLPEHMPHYLMGVGTPEDLMLGVSLGIDMFDCVMPTRNARNGWLFTRFGDLKLRNSGYKDDDRPVDPTCACYTCKNFTRSYLNHLQKANEILGSQLNTIHNLSYYLQLMEEVRESLAKDRFSAYREDFHRNRQRGVEPGQD